From the Pomacea canaliculata isolate SZHN2017 linkage group LG4, ASM307304v1, whole genome shotgun sequence genome, one window contains:
- the LOC112562754 gene encoding uncharacterized protein LOC112562754 produces MASIILTLALLCPSIVAQTLVSQTCNLQRTATIQSGAQAIIGGVIKIHEKGSNGYGCGVPTGSMQAYEALRWALNLINKKNETLNGQYLTDYYVPGIRLGMQIMLYCGSSDESAVAAVPYLFPGLSSDTLSCVASPSNMTLGIVGTSDSGSTNGILSFTKKFNIPVISYASTFPDLTYSKMFSNFLRTIPPDGLLTQVLGLFLVRLNWKYIVVVYEDSTYGQGAYDQLRPALASAGICLTAAIRADPDDTTQATAQSILGQAVAADAVGAVFLGSTPLASALLREGANVNGAGKLQWIFTDSVPLDSDFSIVYPRGIISIVPASRYIVEFEDHWVRIDEENPSVENPWFKEWYMQKYNCRLNGVSNSKSPCSSMYQGLTAAEIERRKRLNFVQDQFVEPAVHSVFAYAAALRKAQADRCGIGFSGICPSLVNMTHQEFLVYLKAVNFIYAARERVPSLASDQYAPYYAAKKLLFDSKGDLVNPSFSIWNYNNIPNGEGEAVYRFREVGNYISGHLTVSLDQIVMYTENRLARLPALPSSLCPATGCSPCLGLPSEVKYVYIHGDVIINGIFSLHSKGTINFSCGDLASKIHPLYLEAMIYAVTRVNNDSSILHGVKLGALGIDDCMDSILSTSFITQVQQGLLTIKDQAGNTLDPRKVEAYTGAYDAPLTITPADLMNTFKHPLIGYRASSSVLDDRSSYPYYAKVFPSLEDELRAIILILEKLKWYYIQVMYSTDAYAEEDVMMFKRLAAQAGICVVASFDFDDIASFVLDALNAHNNVRPVVLLLSSDKHQKFLMYLSALGTTGDFNYVATTTLGSDTTIMQRYTGVGEGYISIDWSLSPLTQFFSWLDQQRVNTYTIDPWFTEWFEALYNCSLGGSSMGRYQSQCADTANKSVTSSPGFVKELNVGHVINSVYAIARGLNAVLLRYCGQNYNQVCGAFTNAASKGMDLLDEILKVSFQIEDLPLQTFSFDGYSGHVPFIIYNFVSGTFLSVGTVDPQSNTIQTSQDIKLYGSTSTSSVLSMCDQPCLECFYMFTYQNYWYIDGDLLVPAVFDVHFKGSSMFSCGLLRETNGVQYTEAFKYALDLVNSGTLSRLGLHGVRLGGIAFDGCTNPPRSSAIINGVMGRTLPVKNDRGSMVDPSKFISWLTYDSESTMKAANLLQMINMPVVTPFATAPQLFNKTRYRTFFRTIPSDALIAKGMADLLGQLKKFYVITLNAPDEGSRGARDKFREYLKDYGICVIASFEFETDGTIEIILKSISESTTQFVAVFSEPDQYIPEMLQYKNDHLTSDIIFISNRWWDLQRLGFASKNVVYRSMAFRLQDPTVTGFIRYLENLSLTNTTNPWLPEYYEALFKCNLAGSSKYNKACEQQNLGRSNSVQQDLRTLSTINAVHALALALDETLQLKCGANYSGVCTQFLTGFDTLDIIMQKMDNETFTDIVNLFFDFVEREANRNFEVLSYNEHGISNNVGTLTSDGKVALLMDTSLYSSVRSQCSEDCLVCLGVESNFRNFSYRVGDLYIIGLFDVHNGSASPYACGSINDRQGLQLLEAFNYAVEVISNKTGLFTGLLRGVRIGSIGFDVCKSPLRAANLVANFQSGRIPLVLPGGLTVNPRQILAYVGPFDTSATIAVAEILSAIGIPQITYGAMGLELQDPVHYSYLLRSVPADDKQSRAVISYLKFFNLTNVQVISTFETIGEMMKEEFMRLALLNLVCITKNYTVGETGVITDAEATEVITKVTSVPQASVVVLLVDDPFPILKAAGKNPTAQKFLWVATNRWGFNPRYLDGQLNDLLRDRSSKNVIIFDIETADVPGYDVYLERKTPDNYRTDPWFQDYYEFLFGCVWNADGSGTAACDKTRGISRADNYIQDPYVLYVVNAVFSVGLAIHGALYQVCAATDGICPKFEVTGNRRDIVLEHLKKVNFTDDTMQPFYYEATGQSSRGFHVYNVTTSNDGTSSYMYRNVGSYNDTHFLKVKLDITYDVIYEARCTPFVNCTCEFPPYVPSRYMLKPSPSALNLVFVGDIHEGYSDNPFMCSNTVIGRDFFRMMAFFYAINSVNLNSGLRYPESLRLGGLALDTCSSTLRLDQDIFNLLSGYALCDTSLTGQVIAPSTVVAIVPDGNENAVGVSEILASTNITLISPTATSSELNEYYMSSNFLNIVPPDERQALIILQIMDYLSWDYATIIYTQGAGNLGAMNELLNQASAARSVCFGQALGLPQLASIADAENILEQVGQQVGSKVVVLFTTPDHTRLVLQAAKNKGLAGRYVWLGTTTWGQSSEIVSGLEQEASGAITLQAHSVMVDDFRNFIKSLTYTNRQGVPDDWFEEIYQTLHQCVIREAKRPLPFSSLCTKTEQITDDMVPYDPTVLHTIIAVYMVAQGLNNIPSCKSSSLTISACLSIIQNRHQSIYEAILNSEYRVLPTLLGSNSFSFSFDKNGYGNIGIDILNFHSDPSGSGYIYSLLGSYTNQLNFTSRNYQGLSLYDVGVIPNSNCVGSQCKCSGPVSLSGVSTGDWTYEPSTSSAKVNDEGRTYYDPQTGQFFYVEKIPSVTSRFSDMWGVAVSTLAAIGVFSSLALFIYLLVVYPVRGGTSILGYVLAFGIILLYGLVFAFVAHASMELCGLRRFCLGICYAICYGSLFVKLVDCWRSREKEDVFEVKYNKLGRPLGFFMIVVLLVLVQVIINVEWLILEPPKVVRIFYNSQYWPRCTPHDFSEEGLVLSLCYIMVIIFLTIILGLCTFNSRKNHRESRWILGIAILAVPTWVVWCAWAILGAVRTRDAAVAIGLLVNATILLLLGPVRKLYLLNKYQALVDEEEKKNLREQQERDYASQYEKQYDNKPRLHDISSAHGSTRGSTYRYPPSSVGRSGAASYR; encoded by the exons GTCCTTGGTCTTTTCTTGGTGCGCCTAAACTGGAAGTACATTGTAGTTGTGTATGAAGACTCTACATATGGACAAGGAGCCTATGATCAATTGCGACCAGCTTTGGCTTCAGCAGGCATTTGCTTGACTGCTGCCATCAGAGCTGATCCCGATGACACAACACAAGCAACTGCGCAAAGCATTCTTGGACAA GCTGTTGCTGCCGATGCTGTTGGTGCAGTTTTCCTTGGTAGTACACCTCTAGCATCTGCTTTGTTGAGAGAAGGTGCTAATGTTAATGGTGCTGGCAAGCTACAGTGGATCTTCACAGACTCTGTACCTTTGGATTCTGACTTCTCCATTGTCTATCCTCGAGGCATAATTTCTATAGTGCCAGCTTCTCGCTATATTGTAGAGTTTGAAGACCACTGGGTACGAATCGATGAAGAAAATCCATCTGTGGAAAACCCATGGTTCAAGGAATGGTATATGCAGAAATACAACTGCAGGCTTAATGGCGTGTCCAACAGCAAGTCACCATGTTCATCAATGTACCAGGGACTGACGGCAGCTGAAATAGAAAGACGGAAACGACTCAATTTTGTACAG GATCAGTTTGTTGAGCCAGCTGTGCATTCAGTTTTTGCATATGCTGCTGCACTTCGTAAAGCACAAGCTGATAGATGTGGAATTGGCTTCTCAGGGATTTGCCCATCACTGGTAAACATGACCCATCAGGAATTTCTGGTGTATCTGAAGgctgttaattttatttatgctgCTCGTGAACGTGTTCCTAGCTTGGCTTCTGATCAGTATGCACCATACTATGCAGCCAAAAAGCTTTTGTTTGATTCCAAAGGAGACCTTGTCAATCCATCATTTTCTATCTGGAATTACAACAACATCCCAAATGGTGAAGGTGAAGCGGTATACAGATTTAGAGAG GTTGGAAATTACATCTCAGGTCACTTGACTGTTAGTTTGGATCAGATCGTAATGTACACAGAAAATCGCCTTGCCCGCCTTCCAGCACTTCCCTCATCACTTTGCCCTGCAACTGGTTGCTCACCATGTCTTGGACTGCCTTCTGAAGTCAAATATGTTTATATCCATGGTGACGTCATCATCAATGGAATATTTTCCTTACATAGTAAGGGAACCATAAATTTCTCTTGCGGTGATCTTGCTTCAAAAATCCACCCTCTCTACCTAGAAGCCATGATCTATGCAGTAACCCGGGTAAACAATGACAGCAGCATTCTGCATGGGGTGAAGCTGGGTGCACTGGGCATCGATGACTGCATGGACAGTATACTTTCAACTAGCTTTATTACTCAAGTGCAGCAAGGTCTTCTCACCATCAAGGATCAAGCAGGGAACACTCTGGACCCACGGAAGGTGGAGGCATACACTGGAGCTTATGATGCACCTTTGACTATTACTCCTGCTGACCTCATGAATACTTTTAAACATCCACTGATTGGCTACAGGGCATCTTCATCAGTGCTTGATGACAGATCAAG tTATCCATATTATGCTAAGGTTTTTCCCAGTCTGGAGGATGAGCTGCGAGCCATCATCCTTATTTTGGAAAAACTGAAATGGTACTATATTCAGGTCATGTACAGCACAGATGCATATGCAGAAGAAGATGTGATGATGTTCAAACGGCTAGCTGCACAAGCAGGCATTTGCGTTGTTGCATCATTTGATTTCGATGATATAGCCAGTTTTGTCCTTGATGCACTCAATGCTCACAACAATGTTAGACCAGTTGTGTTGTTGCTTTCTTCAGACAAACACCAAAAGTTCCTGATGTACCTAAGTGCACTAGGTACCACAGGTGATTTCAACTATGTTGCCACAACAACTCTTGGCAGTGATACTACCATCATGCAGAGATACACTGGGGTAGGTGAAGGTTACATTAGCATTGACTGGAGCTTGTCACCTCTCACACAGTTCTTCAGTTGGCTTGACCAGCAGCGTGTAAATACATACACCATTGATCCCTGGTTTACAGAATGGTTTGAAGCTCTGTACAACTGTTCCCTAGGAGGCAGCAGTATGGGTCGGTATCAGTCTCAATGTGCTGACACTGCTAACAAATCTGTGACCAGTTCACCGGGATTTGTAAAGGAGCTAAATGTTGGACATGTCATTAACTCTGTCTACGCAATTGCTCGTGGACTGAATGCTGTACTCCTACG ctaCTGTGGTCAGAATTACAACCAAGTGTGTGGAGCTTTCACCAATGCTGCAAGCAAAGGAATGGACTTGCTGGATGAGATACTCAAAGTGTCTTTCCAGATAGAAGACTTGCCtcttcagacattttcttttgatggaTACAGTGGTCATGTTCCCTTCATCATCTACAATTTTGTATCAGGCACATTTCTCAGT GTAGGTACAGTTGATCCTCAGTCCAACACAATACAGACATCTCAGGACATCAAACTATACGGAAGCACAAGCACGTCTTCAGTGTTATCAATGTGTGACCAACCTTGCCTGGAGTGCTTCTACATGTTTACTTATCAGAATTACTG gTATATAGATGGAGACCTCCTGGTTCCAGCTGTGTTTGATGTACATTTCAAGGGATCGTCCATGTTTAGTTGTGGCCTTCTGAGAGAAACAAATGGAGTGCAATACACTGAAGCATTCAAATATGCTCTCGATTTAGTAAACAGCGGCACCCTATCCAGACTTGGTCTTCATGGTGTGCGACTTGGTGGCATTGCCTTTGATGGTTGCACTAATCCACCACGGTCATCAGCCATCATTAATGGTGTCATGGGGCGAACATTGCCAGTTAAGAATGATAGAG GTAGTATGGTAGATCCATCAAAGTTCATCTCCTGGTTGACCTATGACAGTGAGTCAACTATGAAAGCAGCAAACCTCCTGCAAATGATCAACATGCCTGTTGTCACACCATTCGCAACAGCTCCCCAGCTGTTTAATAAGACTAG atatAGAACATTTTTCCGAACCATACCATCAGATGCTTTGATTGCTAAAGGTATGGCCGACCTTTTGGGACAATTGAAGAAGTTTTACGTCATCACTTTGAATGCCCCTGATGAAGGCAGTCGAGGAGCTCGTGATAAATTTCGGGAATACCTAAAA gaTTATGGCATATGTGTTATTGCTTCATTTGAATTCGAGACAGATGGTACAATAGAAATCATCCTCAAATCTATCAGTGAATCAACCACCCAGTTTGTGGCTGTGTTTTCGGAACCAGATCAGTATATTCCAGAAATGCTGCAGTACAAAAACGATCATCTTACATCTGACATCATTTTCATTTCCAACCGGTGGTGGGATCTGCAACGATTGGGCTTTGCttcaaaaaatgttgtttatcgTAGCATGGCCTTCAGACTTCAAGATCCCACAGTAACTGGCTTCATACGCTACTTGGAGAACCTTTCATTAACAAATACCACCAACCCTTGGTTGCCAGAATATTATGAG GCTTTGTTCAAGTGTAACTTGGCTGGATCTTCTAAATATAATAAAGCTTGTGAGCAACAGAATCTGGGCCGCAGTAACTCTGTGCAACAGGATTTGCGTACTCTGTCTACCATCAATGCAGTCCATGCGTTGGCCCTGGCGCTGGATGAAACTCTACAGCTCAAATGTGGAGCAAACTACTCTGGTGTTTGCACACAGTTTTTGACAGGGTTTGATACTTTGGACATCATCATGCAAAAGATGGACAATGAAACTTTCACAGATATagtgaatttgttttttgattttgttgaaCGTGAAGCCAACAGGAACTTTGAGGTTCTATCTTACAATGAGCATGGAATATCTAacaat gtggGCACTTTAACAAGCGATGGAAAAGTAGCGTTACTTATGGATACATCCCTATACAGCTCTGTCAGGTCACAATGTAGTGAAGACTGTCTTGTGTGTTTGGGGGTTGAATCCAACTTCAGAAACTTCTCATACAGAGTTGGTGATCTTTACATTATAg GGCTGTTTGACGTCCACAATGGGAGTGCTTCACCATATGCATGTGGCAGCATCAATGATCGCCAGGGTCTCCAGTTGCTGGAAGCCTTCAACTATGCTGTCGAAGTCATCAGCAATAAGACAGGCCTTTTCACTGGACTGTTAAGAGGTGTGCGCATTGGTAGCATTGGCTTTGACGTCTGTAAAAGTCCACTCCGAGCTGCTAATTTGGTGGCTAACTTTCAGAGTGGGAGGATTCCTCTTGTCTTACCTGGCGGGCTTACTGTCAACCCACGGCAAATTTTAGCATATGTTGGCCCCTTTGACACTTCTGCAACTATTGCAGTTGCTGAAATTTTGAGCGCCATTGGTATCCCTCAGATTACATATGGAGCAATGGGGCTGGAGTTGCAAGATCCAGTACACTACAGTTATCTCTTGCGGTCAGTGCCTGCTGATGACAAACAATCACGTGCTGTTATCTCTTACTTGAAATTCTTTAACTTGACCAACGTACAGGTGATTAGCACATTTGAGACAATAGGTGAGATGATGAAAGAAGAGTTTATGCGTCTAGCATTACTGAACCTGGTTTGCATCACCAAGAATTACACTGTCGGAGAAACTGGAGTTATTACAGATGCTGAAGCTACAGAAGTTATTACCAAAGTCACAAGCGTGCCACAAGCCTCAGTGGTGGTTTTGCTTGTTGATGACCCTTTCCCTATCCTGAAGGCTGCTGGGAAAAATCCTACAGCCCAAAAATTTTTGTGGGTGGCCACCAACAGATGGGGATTTAATCCAAGATACCTGGATGGCCAACTAAATGATCTGCTTCGAGACCGTAGTAGTAAGAATGTCATCATCTTTGACATTGAGACAGCAGATGTTCCTGGTTATGATGTAtatcttgaaagaaaaacaccagACAACTATCGCACTGACCCCTGGTTCCAAGAttactatgaatttttatttggcTGTGTGTGGAATGCTGATGGTTCAGGAACTGCTGCGTGTGACAAAACTCGTGGCATTTCACGTGCAGATAATTACATCCAAGATCCCTATGTTCTGTATGTTGTCAATGCTGTTTTCTCTGTGGGTCTGGCAATCCATGGAGCACTGTACCAGGTATGTGCAGCAACTGATGGTATTTGTCCCAAGTTTGAAGTCACGGGAAATAGGCGTGACATTGTTTTGGAGCATCTAAAGAAAGTCAACTTCACTGACGATACGATGCAGCCATTTTACTATGAGGCAACTGGACAAAGCTCTAGAGGGTTTCATGTGTACAATGTGACTACTAGTAATGATGGGACTTCATCGTACATGTATAGAAAT GTTGGATCTTACAATGACACCCATTTTCTGAAGGTAAAGCTTGACATCACCTATGATGTGATTTACGAAGCACGCTGCACACCTTTTGTGAACTGTACATGTGAATTTCCACCCTACGTGCCATCTCGATACATGCTGAAGCCCTCACCTTCTGCTCTGAACCTAGTTTTTGTGGGTGATATTCATGAAGGTTACTCTGACAACCCCTTCATGTGCAGCAACACAGTTATTGGCAGAGACTTCTTTCGAATGATGGCTTTTTTCTATGCTATCAATAGCGTTAACCTCAACAGTGGTCTGCGCTATCCAGAGTCTCTTCGTCTTGGAGGATTAGCTCTGGACACCTGCTCTTCTACTCTCAGGCTAGATCAAGATATTTTCAATCTTCTCAGTGGATATGCTTTGTGTGATACAAGCTTGACTGGACAAGTAATTGCCCCATCAACAGTTGTGGCCATTGTACCAGATGGCAATGAGAATGCTGTAGGTGTAAGCGAAATTCTTgcatctacaaacatcaccttgaTTTCTCCAACAGCCACTAGCTCAGAGCTGAATGAATACTATATGTCCTCAAACTTTCTGAACATAGTACCTCCTGATGAGCGTCAGGCGTTAATCATTTTACAG ATTATGGATTATCTGAGCTGGGACTATGCCACCATCATCTACACACAAGGGGCAGGCAATTTAGGTGCTATGAATGAGCTGCTTAATCAAGCCAGTGCTGCACGCTCTGTGTGCTTTGGACAG GCACTTGGGTTGCCTCAGCTAGCTTCCATAGCAGATGCAGAAAACATCCTGGAGCAGGTGGGCCAGCAGGTGGGCTCTAAAGTTGTTGTCCTTTTCACAACTCCTGACCACACTCGTCTCGTGCTTCAGGCTGCAAAGAACAAAGGGTTAGCTGGCCGCTATGTCTGGCTTGGTACAACCACATGGGGCCAAAGCAGCGAAATTGTTTCTGGTCTCGAGCAAGAGGCATCAGGGGCTATCACTCTACAGGCACATTCTGTTATGGTAGATGACTTTCGCAATTTTATCAAATCTCTAACTTACACTAACCGCCAAGGAGTTCCAGATGACTGGTTTGAAGAAATTTACCAGACCCTGCATCAGTGTGTCATTCGAGAGGCAAAGCGACCacttcctttctcttccttgTGTACAAAGACCGAGCAGATCACTGATGACATGGTGCCTTATGATCCGACTGTCCTTCACACTATCATTGCTGTGTACATGGTTGCACAAGGTTTAAACAACATCCCATCCTGCAAAAGCTCCTCCCTGACGATATCTGCTTGCCTGTCCATAATCCAAAATCGTCACCAGAGTATCTATGAA GCCATTCTGAATTCTGAGTACAGAGTGCTTCCTACCCTTCTGGGATCCAACTCGTTCTCATTTTCCTTTGACAAAAATGGATATGGTAATATTGGCATTGACATCCTTAACTTTCACAGTGACCCCAGCGGTTCTGGCTATATCTATTCCCTT CTGGGAAGTTACACAAATCAGCTCAACTTCACTTCAAGAAATTACCAGGGCTTAAGCCTTTATGATGTCGGTGTTATACCCAACTCCAACTGTGTTGGTTCTCAGTGCAAGTGTTCAGGCCCTGTGTCTCTCT CTGGAGTATCAACTGGAGACTGGACATATGAGCCAAGTACATCGTCAGCGAAAGTTAATGATGAGGGCCGAACTTATTATGACCCGCAGACAGGACAATTTTTCTATGTGGAAAAAATCCCTTCAGTTACTTCCCGTTTCTCAGACATGTGGGGTGTTGCTGTTTCAACACTGGCAGCGATAGGGGTGTTTTCATCACTGGCACTTTTCATCTATTTGCTTGTTGTTTACCCAGTCCGAGGAGGTACATCCATTCTTGGATATGTGCTTGCATTTGGAATCATTCTTTTGTATGGACTGGTATTTGCCTTTGTTGCACATGCAAGCATGGAGCTTTGTGGTTTAAGGAG ATTCTGTCTGGGGATTTGCTATGCTATCTGTTATGGATCACTGTTTGTGAAGCTGGTTGACTGCTGGCGATCCCGGGAGAAAGAAGATGTGTTTGAAGTCAAGTACAACAAACTCGGCCGCCCCCTTGGCTTCTTCATGATTGTGGTACTGCTTGTCCTGGTGCAG GTCATCATTAATGTGGAGTGGCTGATTCTTGAGCCACCAAAAGTGGTTCGAATATTTTACAACTCTCAGTACTGGCCACGGTGCACTCCACATGATTTTAGTGAGGAGGGACTGGTGCTCTCCCTTTGTTACATTATGGTCATCATATTCCTTACTATTATTCTTGGTCTGTGCACTTTCAACag CAGAAAGAATCATCGTGAGTCTCGCTGGATTCTTGGCATTGCTATTCTTGCCGTGCCTACCTGGGTAGTTTGGTGTGCCTGGGCCATTCTGGGGGCCGTTCGAACTCGTGATGCTGCGGTGGCCATTGGCCTGTTAGTTAACGCTACAATCTTGCTCCTTCTGGGACCAGTGCGTAAACTATATTTGCTGAACAAGTACCAGGCTCTTgtggatgaggaggagaagaaaaatctTCGAGAACAGCAAGAAAGAG ATTATGCATCACAGTACGAGAAACAGTATGACAACAAACCTAGACTGCATGACATTTCTTCTGCTCATGGCAGTACAAGGGGCAGCACCTACCGCTATCCTCCCTCCAGTGTGGGGCGATCAGGGGCTGCATCCTACAGATGA